From the Paenibacillus tianjinensis genome, the window GCAAGCTGGCGAAGGAAATGATTGTAAGCGAAGGGACAGCTTACCGCGCGGTGAAGGAGGCCGAGAATCTTGGCATCGTCATTACCAAGGAGCGGATCGGCACGGTCCGTGTGGAGAAGAAACCGCGGAATATCTCTGACCAGCTCACCTTCGGGGATGTGGTCGATATTGTCGAAGGGCATGTACTCGGCGGAGCGGACGGACTGAACAAGCATCTTCATAAATATATTATCGGCGCGATGAAAGTCGACGCCATGATCCGTTATATTGATGCCGACAGCCTGCTGATCGTGGGAAACCGCGATGATGTGCACTCGCTTGCCCTGGAGCAGGGAGCGGGGGTGCTTGTGACGGGCGGATTCGGCACCAGCCGCGAGGTTAAAGCGCTTGCGGACGAGCTGGATCTTCCGGTAATCTCCTCCAGACATGACACGTTTACAGTCGCATCGATGATTAACCGGGCGATCTTCGACAGGCTGATCAAGAAAAAGATTATGCTCGTAGAAGACATTCTCGAGGGCAAACCCCGCCTTAACACACTGAAGATCTCCAATACCGTCGGTGAACTCCGGCAGCTGTCACAGTCCAGCGGGGAGCAGCGGTTTCCGGTAACGGATGAATGGAACCGGGTCATCGGGATCGTGGGCCGGCGCGACGTAGAGGAGTTGAGCGAGGGACAGAGCATTGAAAAAGCGATGATTAGGAATCCGATAACGGCAGTCCTCCAGACCTCGCTCGCTTCTGCGGCGCAGATCATGATGTGGGAGGGGATCGACTTCCTGCCGATCGTGGACCGCAACCGTAAACTGGTAGGTTCGCTGACCCGGCGGGAGGTGCTGCAGAGCCTGCGCGATGTCAGCAATCAGCCGCAACTGGGGGAAACCTTTGACCATCTGATCTGGAACGGTTTTGCCGAAGAGCGGGATGAGGAAGGGCAGCTGTTTTTTCATGGCTTCATCACGCCTCAGATGGCGACCGATCTGGGAACTATTTCCGAAGGCGTGCTGTCGACGCTGATGACCCTTTCCGCCTTCAAGGCGGCCAAAGACATCACCGGGAACGACTATGTGCTGGACAACATGTCCACCTATTTCATCCGCCCGGTACAGATCGAGCATTCCATCATCGTCATGCCGAAGCTCCTGGAAATCAGCCGCCGTACCTGCAAGCTGGAAATCGAAATCAGCCACAACGATACGATGGTCGCCAAGGCAGTACTGATGCTGCAGTCGATTGATCACGGCTGACGGCGGCTTGATCTCATTAAAGCGGACAAGCTGCAATAAGAATGTGGCTCCATAATGACATTCCGAATAGACTAGCCCGGCAGTAGTCAGGGTTAGTCTATTTTTTACCATATTGCCTCTGGTGGGATCTTTTATAGATAGACGATGTTATACAAGAGCCATTCTGAAGGATCAGGCTTTTCTTCCGTGCTGGCTCCGGCTGTAATATCCGTAACTGCGCAGCCCCGAGAAAACATTGAAGGCACCGATGACCAGGAAGAGAGCTTCTACAATAATACTGATCGTCGAGCCGCGGAACAGGAACATGGACATCAGAGACAAAGTGACCAGCATGGCACCCAGCAGAATATTCATGATGGAACGCCGGCGGCCCCTTTCCATCGGGTCAGAAGCTCTGCGGGAAGAGAGGCTGTATACGGCGGCGCCGGTCATAAACACCACGAGCAGGATAAACAGCAGATACTTGATTAGCATAATCATGGACAGGCAGCTCCCTTATCAAAGGTTAGAAACGTTGGTGTTGCCCCATACTGTATCTCGGTATACCTGTCCATTATTGTAGCATGATTATTCCCTGTACGTCCGCAAGCTTTGGCTGCTCAACTGCGTTTGTAAGGATGAATCTCGACCCAAATCTGCAGCACACCTTCCATCACCAGCATGGTGCGGATGTTAACGGCGTACTCCTTTTCGCGCACGATATATATTTTGCCGTCCAGCAGCAGCCGTGCAAGCTTCCCGTCTGCATCGATGTCGAACATGCTGCGGCCGCGCATCGGCTCAAGATCAGAGCTCATCTGGCTGATAATTTCCTTCAGGGATACCGGGTCCAGGGAGGCTGCGCCTTCTTCGCTTTTGCTGTTCTCGGTACGGAGCTTGATCTCGCGGATAACCGTCGAGGTGTTGTTGTATTTCTTAAGGGTTTTGATATCTTTACGGTATTGCTCGATTTGCAGCCGCAGTTCCTGATTGGTAAGCCAGAGGACATTATACCCCGCATGAAAAATGGAATTGTATATGACGGCTCCCACCACCATGCCCAGCACAAACACGGCGGAAATTTGCGAAAAACGGCGGTAGCGCTGAAACGGGGGGACTCTCATCTGCGCTTCACCCCTTGCCGCACACCCATTTGACCAGCTCGCTGCCCATATGAGCGCCCAGAAAGGCGAAGACCAGGTAGAGGATTTGTTTGATCGCAGGAGAAAGATTGCCCTCCACCATGTTGCTCTCAATGACCCGCATAGGGTCGATGGTGCCACCGACAGCCGCTGCGAGCGCCCAAATTTTTATCCGGTTGGCGATATCCAGCATCGTCTGTGTAGGCGGCTGAAGGGAAACGACTGCCCCGATTCCGCCCAGCATGGCGCCGCCCAGCACAATACCGCAGGCGATGAAGAAATCGAGGACGGCTTTGCTTAAGAAAACGTTCATAAAAGGCCCCTTTCCGGACAAGGTCCATTTACCGACTCGGCCTGTCCTTGTGCGCTTAATCCATTCTATGGGCGGTTCCCCTTGGAATATGATAAAATAGTTTCATCTTATGTTTTGATTTTGGAACCGAAGGGAAGTGGGGAAGATGAGCCCTTTCGTGCATTTGCATGTGCACAGCGAATACAGTTTACTGGACGGGGCGGCGCGCATTACGGATCTCGTGCGCCGGGCCGGCGAATACGGCATGAAGTCGCTGGCGCTGACGGATCATGGAGTAATGTATGGGGCAATCCCCTTTTATAAAGCTTGCGTAGCGAACGGTATTAAACCGATCATCGGCTGCGAAGCCTATCTGACCGCAGGCTCACGCCGTGAGCGCGGCAGCCGCAAAGATCAGCCGATTTACCATCTGATCCTGCTCGCGAAGAATGAAACCGGCTACAGAAACCTGATGCGGCTGGTTTCGATCGGCCATCTCGAGGGCCAGCACTATAAGCCGCGCATTGATATGGAAGCTTTGGCGGCTCACGCCGAGGGCATTATCTGCCTCAGCGCCTGTCTGGGCGGAGAAGTGCCGCAACATCTGCTGCACGGGCGTGATGATGAGGCATATAAAGCGGCGAAGCGGTATCAGGAGATTTTTGGCGAGGACTTCTATCTGGAGCTGCAGGATCACGGCATTCCTGAACAGAAGCGGGTCAATCCGAAGCTGATTGCCCTGGCGGCGGAATGCGATATTCAGCTGGTGGTTACGAATGACGTTCACTATCTGGCCAAGGAGGATGCCGAGGTTCAGGATGTGCTGATCTGCATCGGCACCGGTAAGACGGTGGATGATGAGGAGCGGCTGAAGATCGGAACGGACCAGCTGTTCCTCAAGAGCGGCGAGCAGATGGCGGCGCTGTTTCCGCATGTGCCCCAGGCTATTCGTAACACGCTGGAAATCGCCGAGAAATGCAATCTGGAGCTGACGTTCGGCCAGCATATTCTCCCGGAGTATTCCCCGCTTCCGGAAGGGCTGGATGCAGCCGCTTACCTGCGGGAGCTCTGCCGCAGCGGGCTGGAAGCCCGTTATGCGGATACGCCGCTCTGGGCTTCACCCGAGCGGAAGGCGGCAGCCGAGGACCGGCTGGCCTATGAGCTGGGTGTTATCGAGAGCATGGGTTTCAGCGATTACTTCCTGATCGTCTGGGATTTCATTGCCTACTGCCACCGCAAGGGCATTGCTACAGGCCCGGGACGCGGTTCCTCTGCCGGCAGTCTCACTGCGTATACCCTGCGGATCACAGATGTCGACCCGCTGAAATACAATCTGCTCTTCGAGCGTTTCCTTAATCCCGAACGGATCACGATGCCGGATATTGATATCGACTTCAGTGACGAGCGCCGCGATGAGGTGATTGCTTACGTTGTTGACAAATACGGAAAGGAGCATGTGGCACAGATCATCACCTTTGGGACGATGGCTGCACGGGCGGCTGTCCGCGATGTCGGCCGGGCGCTGAATCTGCCTTACAATGAGGTGGACAAGGCAGCGAAGCTGATCCCTGGACAGCTGGGCATCAGCATTGCCCGCGCACTGGAGAGCAGTCCGGATCTGAAGGCGCTGTACGAGACCCATCCGAAGACCAGGGGCCTGCTGGATATGGCGATGAAGGTTGAAGGCATGCCGCGGCATGCATCCACACATGCCGCCGGGGTCGTCATTTCCAAAGGTCCCCTGACCGATGCGGTGCCGCTTCAGGCCGGGAATGAGAGTACAGCGCTGACCCAGTATTCCATGGAGCATCTGGAGAGTGTCGGACTGCTCAAAATGGATTTTCTGGGGCTTCGCACCCTATCCATTATCGAACGCTGTATGAACTGGATCAGGGAGATGGACGGCAGTATTCCCGATTTCCGCATCGTGCCCGATAATGACCCGCTGACCTACGAAATGCTCGGGGCCGGCGAGACCACCGGCGTCTTTCAGCTGGAGTCGGCCGGGGTACGGCGGGTTCTGAAGGACCTGAGGCCCTCGGGCTTTGAGGACATCGTATCCGTACTGGCGCTTTATCGTCCGGGTCCGATGGAATTCATTCCGAAGTTTATCGCCGGCAAGCACGGCGAAATCGCTGTAGAATATCCGCATGCCGATCTGACGCCGATTCTGGCGGATACTTACGGGATTATCGTGTATCAGGAGCAGATCATGCAGATCGCCTCCCTTATGGCCGGCTTTTCGCTCGGTGAAGCGGATCTGCTGCGCCGGGCAGTGTCGAAGAAGAAACGCGAGACACTAGACAAGGAGCGCAGCCACTTCGTACAGGGCAGCCTGCAGCAGGGTTACCAGGAGGCGGATGCGAACGCCGTTTATGATATGATTGTCAGATTCGCCGATTACGGATTCCCGCGGGCGCATGCAGCCGCCTATGGTGTGCTGGCCTTCCAGACGGCTTATCTGAAGGCGCATTATCCCGTGCAGTTTATGGCAGCGATGCTGACGGCTGTGATGGGCACCCACCGCAAGGTGGCGGAATATGTGCTGGACTGCCGCCGTACAGGTATCGGGGTGCTGCCGCCGGATGTCAACGAAAGCGGAGTGCTGTTCACCCCGGTTCCCGGTGAAGGTGACGGACATATCCGCTTTGGACTGGCAGCGGTGAAGAATGTCGGCACGCTGGCTGTGGAGAACATTATGGCCGTCCGCAAGGAGCGGCCGTTCGACAGCCTGCTCGATTTCTGCCGCCGTGTCGATTTGCGCGTCTGCAACAAGCGGGTGATCGAATCGCTGCTCCAAGCGGGTGCATTCGACCGGCTGCCCGGGCACCGGGCACAGCTGCTCGCTATGCTTGACGAGACGGTGGATGCTGCAGCCAAATGGCGCAAGGAGCGCGATGAGCTGCAGATTCAGCTGTTCGACGACCTTATTGAGACGCCGAACTGGGAAATCCGTTATCCGGATATCCCGAGATTCACTGTGACCCAGCAGCTGGAGCTGGAACGTGAGCTGCTCGGGCTGTACCTGTCCGGCCATCCGCTGGACGACAGCGTAGCACTGCTTGAGGAGCCGGGGATACAGCGGCTCATGGATCTCGGCGAAGCCCCGGATGAGAGCCAGACGGTTACGGCCGGAATGGTTGTCTCGGTTAAAGAGATTACGACAAAAGCCGGCAAGGCGATGGCATTTGTCGAATGGGAGGACCAGATCGAGCGCTGCGAGGTCGTGCTGTTTCCTGAGGTGTGGAAACGCAGCCGCAGCCTGATTGAGAAGGGTGCGCTGTTAGCCCTGCGTGCCAAGGTGCAGCAGGAGGATGAGGGCTTCAAGCTGCTGGCCGAAGAGGTCGCGCCGCTCGGCGCGGACGCGCTCCGCGGCCTGCTGCAGCGCCGCAGCGCAGCTGCCTCCCGGTCGGCCGGCGGCGGCCGGGGCGCCTCTGCAGGAGCCCAGCGCAGCGCTCCTGCTTCCCGGAGCGGCGCCGGGGGAACCGGCGCCGCAGGGGGCAGTGCAGGCGGCACAGCTACGCCTGCAGCCCCGGCGGCCGCGCCTGCGGATGCGGCCCGGCCAGCGGCCCCGCGCCCGGCGGCTGCCGCGGGGGAGAACGGCCAGCGTGTCTTTATCAAGATCACGCAGGCCTCGGAGAACCCCGCGCTGCTCTCGCGCCTGCAGGCACTGCTGCAGACCCATCCCGGGCCTGCAGCCACCCTGCTGTTCTATGAGCGGGAGCAGCGGCTGCTCGCACTAAGCGACAGCTACCGCATTGAACCGGCGCCGGAGCTGATTGCGGCGGTCGAAGAGATGCTGGGAGCCGGTACAGTGAGAATAAAATAAGCACATTTCCGCCCTTTTCCGCATACATTAGGAAACCACTGGGAACTGTCCCGTGCGGAAAGGGGAATGGCATCATGTCCTATCAAATGGCAACAGAGCTGCTGGAGCGCAGGGGAGTTACGTTAACAGCCATCGCTGAGATCGTATATATTCTGCAATCGGCGTATTATCCGGACTTAACGCAGGAAGAGTGTATGTCCAGCGTCAAGTCGGTCCTTGGCAAAAGAGAGGTGCAATATACGCTCATGACGGGCGTTGCCCTCGATGAACTGGCAGAACAAGGGCTTCTTCCCCAGCCGCTGCAGGCGGTGATGGAAGCGGATGAATCGCTCTACGGGGCGGACGAGACTCTGGCGCTCGGCATCACGGGGGTCTATGGCATGATCGGACTGACAGGCTTTGGTTATCTGGACAAAATAAAGCTCGGCATTATCGGCAGCCTGAACGATGATCCGGGGAAAATCCACGTCTTTCTGGATGATCTGGTGGCCGGAATTGCCGCCGCTGCTTCAGCCAGAATTGCCCATCGTCATGAAGGGGCGAAGGTGTATCCCCATGTCACCGGTACGCCATAATTGATCCGCTGTTAGCTGACGAATGCGGCCTCCTGGTCTGGCTTCCTCTGCTTTACTCCTGTTGCGGGAAAAAAGAAAACTGTGTTATCATGATTCCATTATACGCGGGATACGGCTGGGAATTGAGATTAGGGAGGCTTTGCAGGGCATGTGGACGGTAATCTATATAGCGCCAACCGCCAAAGTGGCAGATATGATTCAGAGCAAGCTTACAGAAGAAGGTTTCATGGTCAAGTGCCGTCCGATTAATATGTCCAAGCAGCAATTTGAAATTCTGGTTCCTTCAGGCGAGCTTGAGGAAGTTCAGGAAGCCCTTAATCTGATTTTACATCCCTAATTTAAAGACCTATAGTGCAGTAATAACAGCGGCAAGCTGCTGAATGCGCAAATAAACGGCTGAAGAGGTGCGACCCTTGTTCAAAGATTTATTTCAGAAAAAACGGAAGTACGCGACTATTCCTTCAGAACGTCTGGAGCGGAGCGGCGGACCGGCGGAAGGCGAACGCCCGAAGCGGGAGATTCCCGAAGGGCTCATGAGCAAATGCAGTAAATGCGGTACGATCCAGTACAGTAAGGAACTGGAGAAGAATTTCAAGGTATGCCCGTCCTGCGGCTATCATATGCGGCTGAACGCGATGGAGCGGATCGCCATGACTCTTGATCCCGAAGGGTTTATTGAGTTTGACAGCGAGATGGCCTCCGTAGACCCGCTGCAGTTTCCGGGCTATGCCTCGAAGCTGGAACAGCAGCAGTCCAAAACCGGACAAGTTGAAGCTGTAATCACCGGCCAGGGAACGATCGGCGGCCATCCGGTCATTGTAGCTGTAATGAATTTCGAATTCTTCAGCGGCAGTATGGGTTCGGTTGTCGGCGAGAAGATCACCCGGGCGGTGGAAGAAGCTACGGAGAAGAAGCTTCCAATGCTGATTTTCTCCACTTCGGGCGGTGCCCGGATGCAGGAGAGTATTCTCAGTCTGATGCAGATGGCGAAGACCAGCGCAGCCCTGGCCCGGTTTGGCGAGGCCGGAGGATTATATATTTCGGTTATTACCGATCCAACGACAGGTGGCGTGTCCGCGAGCTTTGCGAGCCTTGGCGACATTATTATTGCCGAGCCCGGGGCGGTATTCGGATTCGCCGGAAGAATCGTAATAGAGCAGACAATCCGGCAGAAGCTGCCGGATGATTTCCAGACCGCTGAGTTTAATCTTCAGCATGGACAGCTTGATCTGGTGGTGCACCGTAAGGAAATGCGGTCGACGCTGACCAAGCTTTTGGAATTGCATGATGTGAAAGGGGGATTTTAGGTTGGCGGGAGAGTTGCCTTTTGAAATGCCTCTGGTAGAAATGCGCAAGAAGATCGCTGAGCTGAAGCAGTTTGGCGATGAGAAGGGCATCGATTTTACCGATGAAGTTGCCCGGCTTGAAGAACGTTACCGTGTACTCGCGGAAGAAATATATTCAAACATCTCGGCTCCCCAGAAAATGCATCTCGCCCGGCATCACGGGCGTCCGACGTCGCTTGATCTGATCGGGCTGATCTTTACAGATTTCATGGAGCTGCACGGCGACCGCTTGTTCGGAGACGACCTTGCGGTAGTCGGCGGGATTGCAAGGCTGAACGGCATGCCGGTTACCGTCATCGGCCAGCAGCGGGGCAAGGATACGAAAGAGAACATCCTGCGCTTCTTCGGCAGTGCACATCCCGAGGGCTTCCGCAAAGCGATGCGGCTGATGAAGCAGGCGGAGAAGTTCGGCCGTCCCATCATCACCTTTATTGATACCAAGGGGGCTTACCCCGGAAATACGGCAGAGGAACGCGGACAGTCTGAGGCGATTGCGCGCAGTCTCTACGAGATGTCCCAGCTTGCTGTGCCTGTTATCTGCGTAGTCATTGGTGAAGGCGGCAGCGGCGGAGCTTTGGCACTGGCGGTGGGCAACCGTGTGCTAATGCTGGAACATGCCATCTACTCAGCGATCTCCCCGAACGGTGCAGCCTCCATCCTGTGGAAGGATGCAGGCAAGGCAGAGCAGGCGGCTGAAGCGATGAAGATTACGGCAGCCGATCTTTTGGCGATGGAAGTGATTGAAGAAATCGTCCCTGAGCCAAGGGGCGGGGCGCACCATGATTACGAAGCAACCGGGGCAGCAATCAAGGACGCCGTATGGCGCCATTTGCAGGAACTGTCCGGTCTGGATCCCGCAGAGCTCAAAGAGGACCGCTACCGTAAATTCCGCAAAATCGGTGAGTTTGCCGAAGGCGCGCAGGAGTCAGAGATTCTTGAAGAAGAAGTGCAGAACGTGGAGTAGCAGGACAACTTTATTTGCACTTTCACACATATGTAAAATCCTTCCGGTCCTAAGTTTGGAAAGACTGGAGTATACATTTTTTCCCACAACAATCATCCCGCGAACCTTGCGGGATGATTTTTATTTTCCGGACAAGCGTCGTAAATTCGACTTATATTTACACGGAAAAGACGCTAGAACATTGATTTTGTTTCCAGTTTGCAGTAATATTCATTAGGGCGCGGTAAAAGGTACATGTGACAAAGTTCCTATACAAACAACAAGCCTTATAGTAGATTTTGTAGTTGGAAAAAGTGAGACAGAGAGAACGAAAAAACGGAGGAAAACCTAATGCGGAAAAGTAAAATTGTATGTACGATCGGACCTGCTAGTGAATCGTTGGAGAATATCAAAAAATTGATTTTGGCTGGTATGAATGTAGCCCGTCTGAACTTCTCCCACGGCGACTATGAAGAGCATGGCAACCGGATCAAAACGATTCGTCAGGCTTCCCAGGAACTGGGCAAGACCGTTGCTATCCTGCTTGACACCAAAGGACCAGAAATTCGTACAGGCAAGCTGGAAGTAGAACCGATTGAACTGGTTCAGGACGAGTACCTGACATTGACTACGGAAGAAATCCTTGGTGACCAGAACCGTATCTCTATCACTTACAGCGACCTTCCTAACGACGTTTCGGTTGGATCAACAATCCTGATCGATGACGGTCTTATCGGACTTACAGTTGTAGACATTCAAGGCACAGAAATCAAGACCCGTATTGTTAACGGCGGTACGATCAAGAGCAAGAAAGGCGTTAACGTACCAGGAGTTTCTATCTCCCTGCCGGGCATTACAGAAAAAGATACCAACGATATCGTATTTGGGATCGGACAGGACATCGATTTTATTGCCGCTTCCTTCGTTCGCAAAGCCAGCGACGTTCAGGAAATCCGTGCACTGCTTGAGAAGCATGACGCTTCCCATATCCAAATCATCTCCAAGATCGAAAACCAAGAAGGTGTCGATAATCTTGATGAAATTTTGGCGGTTTCCGACGGCCTTATGGTTGCCCGTGGTGACCTCGGCGTAGAAATTCCTGCTGAAGATGTGCCATTGGCTCAGAAGCTGATGATTCAAAAATGTAACATTGCCGGCAAGCCGGTAATCACAGCTACCCAAATGCTGGATTCCATGCAGCGTAACCCGCGTCCTACACGCGCTGAAGCAAGTGACGTAGCGAACGCTATCTTCGACGGTACTGATGCAATCATGCTGTCCGGTGAAACTGCTGCCGGGAAATATCCGGTAGAATCCGTGCTCACAATGTCCCGCATTGCTGAGAAAGCGGAATCCGCGCTGAACCACCGTGAAATTTTCATGAAGCAACAGATTGCCCAAGAAACAACGGTTACTGAAGCTATCAGCCAATCCGTAGCGATCTCCGCTCTGGACCTGAATGCAAAAGCTATCATTTCTTCGACAGTAACTGGCCACACTGCACGCGTGGTTTCTAAATACCGTCCTAAATCCCAAATCATCGCCGTAACGACTCAAGAAAGAACTATGCGTCAATTGGCACTGGTATGGGGCGTAACTCCAGTATTCGGTAACGAAGCTACTTCGACCGACGAACTGCTGGAAACTGCACTCAAAGGCGGTAAAGCTTCCGGACTGGTAAAAGCAGGCGATCTCGTTGTGATCACTGCCGGTATTCCACTGGGACGTTCCGGTTCCACTAACCTCGTGAAAGTGGACACGATTCCTGCCGACTAAGATACGCGTCTATACGCTGATCTATTAAATGTTATATAAAAAGCAATGGTGTAATCCGCCATTGCTTTTTTGCTTGATATCAGGGCTTCAAATGTTTATATTGGCTAAGAGCGAACAGAAATGGGACTTTTCAAGTAAGCTTGAGATCGTCCTTTACGATATATACGTTTCACTGTAAAAGCATCGCCCCTGGCGTTGGGGCATGAGGGTACGGCAACCGTAATTTTGTTTTGGATCATGATCCCCCCGTTACCGGCAGTGAGCTTAGGGCTTTTTCCGTTGACCCGGCAGCAGCTGAAGCGTGTCGGCGTCAAATGGGCTAAGGGAGCCACGGTGTTGCCGATCTGGGGAGCTTCCATAATCCATTCGGCGGAGCTCTGCGGACCGTTATAGCGCTGGAGGGTACGAAAGGTCCATTGCTTGCTCAAATTACAAAGTATGATGCACCATTTACCGCTGCTGACCTTCATGATTGTGGCCCGGATCCGGTCACCCGGTGAGACCGGGAGCTGGATAACCGTCTCTGCTGCGGGCAGGATCTCCCACCAGGCGTAATAGTGAACCGTTCCGTTGACGGATTCATGTCCGGTGCCGGTCTGAATCAGGCTGCTGTTCTTGAAGCCGTCGATCCCGATCCATGCTGAAGAATAAGTGGGTTTAGATGTGGGTTTAACGAAGGGTACGATCCACTCGGCGGAAATCCGCCGGAAAGCGCCTTTTTTGCCTCTGATCGCATATCCGCTCCAGTTGCTTGACGTCCAGCCGAAACCGGTGCTCCGGGTTCTGCCCTGGTTAGTTTTATCTGTATAACAGGGCTGACTGCGCTTTAATCTATGAACTATGCTCACTTATCCACCGCCTTAAATTAGATTCTGCTCTATCTAATGCGGTGAAGTCTCGTAAAGGTTGGGTTATCTGTTAAAAAGGATTGGAGAGGACTTATAGTATCTATGGATAAATTACTGAAGCTGCGCGGCTTCTATCTCTTTTTGGGCCTGGCCGGAGGCTCTTTCGGCTCCTATCTGACACTGCTTTTGAAGTATAACGGTATGGATGTCAGCCAGATCGGCATGATGATGGCCACTGGTACATTGATCGCCATCTGCATTCAGCCGGTGTGGGGTCTAATCGCTGACAGATACAATCAGGCACGCCTTGTACTGATCCTTAGTGTGGCCGTGCCGGCGGTGCTGGCTGTTTTTTACCGCTTCGAATATTTCATGGTATTGCTGCTGATTTACACAGTGTCCACCATCTTCTCGTCTACACAGGCTCCTATCGCCGATTCTTACGCCATTGCAGCCGCGAACAAGGCCGGGTCCTCTTACGGCAGCATCCGGCTTATGATGAGCATAGGAGCGGCTGTAGGGGCCTATGCGGGCGGGCAATATATTGAGAATTTCTCGGTATCTACAATCTGGCTGCCTTTTCTGGTTCTGAATTCGGCTGCGGTAATCATTGCCCTGACACTGCCGAAGCAGGCAGAAGAGAATCACATGATGAGCCAGTCGTTCTCCCAGGGTGTCAAGAAGCTGCTTGGCAACAGCGTTTTTCTGGCCTTTCTGGGCGGCTGTTTTCTAGTTAACCAGACAATGGCGGCGTTTGGCACTTACTTTGTGGTAGCTTTTCAATCGGTCGGCGGCTCTGCGAGTCATGCCGGTATTGCCTTGTTTATTGCTTCCTTTACCAATGTGCCTTCCATGCTGTATGCCTCGAAGGTTATCCGTAAGCTTGGCCGTGAACGCACACTGCTACTAGGTGCGCTTATCTATGTACTGCGCTGGGGAATTCAAGTGGCCTTCCCTTATCCTTCGGTAATGATCGGAGTACAAGTGCTGCACGGCCTGTCCTTTGGCCTCTTTTATATCGCTGCCGTGGAATATGTATCTCAGATCACTTCACCGGAAATGCAGGCAACGGGCCAAAGCGTCTTTAATATCGTCTTCTCCGGATTAGCCGGAATTTTGGGCAATTTGCTGAATGGCTTTCTGCTGAGCGAAGGCGGCGTGGAGCTGATGAACCTGTCCTGTATGCTTAGTGCCGCAGTAGGAGCGGTTCTGCTGCTCTACGTAGCCAGAAGCTCCGGCAGCAAAGTTCCGCGGACGTTGCCTTCGAACGGGCTGGGAATCTAACAGCTACATAACAGGCCTGACATTACAGAAAGGGGCATTTTTACATGGAATCACGTAATCAGGTTCATGCCAGCCGCTGGTATAGTACCGCTTTCCGCGTTAGATATCAGGAGACGGATCAGATGGGGGTGGTATATCATGCCAACTATCTGAGCTGGTTTGAGAGCGGGCGTACCGAAATGTTCCGCGGGCTTGGCTTTGCCTATCGTTCACTTGAGGATTTGGGTGTGCTTCTTCCGGTGACTGCCGCAGATTTGCAATTCAAA encodes:
- the pyk gene encoding pyruvate kinase codes for the protein MRKSKIVCTIGPASESLENIKKLILAGMNVARLNFSHGDYEEHGNRIKTIRQASQELGKTVAILLDTKGPEIRTGKLEVEPIELVQDEYLTLTTEEILGDQNRISITYSDLPNDVSVGSTILIDDGLIGLTVVDIQGTEIKTRIVNGGTIKSKKGVNVPGVSISLPGITEKDTNDIVFGIGQDIDFIAASFVRKASDVQEIRALLEKHDASHIQIISKIENQEGVDNLDEILAVSDGLMVARGDLGVEIPAEDVPLAQKLMIQKCNIAGKPVITATQMLDSMQRNPRPTRAEASDVANAIFDGTDAIMLSGETAAGKYPVESVLTMSRIAEKAESALNHREIFMKQQIAQETTVTEAISQSVAISALDLNAKAIISSTVTGHTARVVSKYRPKSQIIAVTTQERTMRQLALVWGVTPVFGNEATSTDELLETALKGGKASGLVKAGDLVVITAGIPLGRSGSTNLVKVDTIPAD
- a CDS encoding MFS transporter yields the protein MDKLLKLRGFYLFLGLAGGSFGSYLTLLLKYNGMDVSQIGMMMATGTLIAICIQPVWGLIADRYNQARLVLILSVAVPAVLAVFYRFEYFMVLLLIYTVSTIFSSTQAPIADSYAIAAANKAGSSYGSIRLMMSIGAAVGAYAGGQYIENFSVSTIWLPFLVLNSAAVIIALTLPKQAEENHMMSQSFSQGVKKLLGNSVFLAFLGGCFLVNQTMAAFGTYFVVAFQSVGGSASHAGIALFIASFTNVPSMLYASKVIRKLGRERTLLLGALIYVLRWGIQVAFPYPSVMIGVQVLHGLSFGLFYIAAVEYVSQITSPEMQATGQSVFNIVFSGLAGILGNLLNGFLLSEGGVELMNLSCMLSAAVGAVLLLYVARSSGSKVPRTLPSNGLGI
- the accD gene encoding acetyl-CoA carboxylase, carboxyltransferase subunit beta; the encoded protein is MFKDLFQKKRKYATIPSERLERSGGPAEGERPKREIPEGLMSKCSKCGTIQYSKELEKNFKVCPSCGYHMRLNAMERIAMTLDPEGFIEFDSEMASVDPLQFPGYASKLEQQQSKTGQVEAVITGQGTIGGHPVIVAVMNFEFFSGSMGSVVGEKITRAVEEATEKKLPMLIFSTSGGARMQESILSLMQMAKTSAALARFGEAGGLYISVITDPTTGGVSASFASLGDIIIAEPGAVFGFAGRIVIEQTIRQKLPDDFQTAEFNLQHGQLDLVVHRKEMRSTLTKLLELHDVKGGF
- a CDS encoding G1 family glutamic endopeptidase, whose product is MSIVHRLKRSQPCYTDKTNQGRTRSTGFGWTSSNWSGYAIRGKKGAFRRISAEWIVPFVKPTSKPTYSSAWIGIDGFKNSSLIQTGTGHESVNGTVHYYAWWEILPAAETVIQLPVSPGDRIRATIMKVSSGKWCIILCNLSKQWTFRTLQRYNGPQSSAEWIMEAPQIGNTVAPLAHLTPTRFSCCRVNGKSPKLTAGNGGIMIQNKITVAVPSCPNARGDAFTVKRIYRKGRSQAYLKSPISVRS
- a CDS encoding acetyl-CoA carboxylase carboxyltransferase subunit alpha, translating into MAGELPFEMPLVEMRKKIAELKQFGDEKGIDFTDEVARLEERYRVLAEEIYSNISAPQKMHLARHHGRPTSLDLIGLIFTDFMELHGDRLFGDDLAVVGGIARLNGMPVTVIGQQRGKDTKENILRFFGSAHPEGFRKAMRLMKQAEKFGRPIITFIDTKGAYPGNTAEERGQSEAIARSLYEMSQLAVPVICVVIGEGGSGGALALAVGNRVLMLEHAIYSAISPNGAASILWKDAGKAEQAAEAMKITAADLLAMEVIEEIVPEPRGGAHHDYEATGAAIKDAVWRHLQELSGLDPAELKEDRYRKFRKIGEFAEGAQESEILEEEVQNVE